Genomic window (Macaca thibetana thibetana isolate TM-01 chromosome 6, ASM2454274v1, whole genome shotgun sequence):
CAATGCCGCAATAAAATCCTTGTACACGTGGGCAGGGCTTGTATGTACTAGGCAGGGATTTTACTAAGATCAATGTGTTGAAATCAAGGGGCTTTTTCTAGTTCTCTTCTCAACCCATTACCAGCACAGCCCGTGGAAGGATTGATCTGGCAGACAGACCAGACCCTTCCTTAGAaggcaggaaaaggaaagggTGTGAACTTTTTGCCCTGATCCACAGTGATTTTTGAAGGTAAGTATCATCATTTCCATTTTCCAGATAGCTAGCGTTAGGATTTACGCCCACTTCTATGTGTCTCCAAAGCCTTCTTGTTCTTTCCATTACCCAAGCACTCCTTCTCCAAGGTTGGAAAACCAAGGCGCACCCCTCTGCCTAGGTCTGTGAGGACCGTCCATAACATCAgctgctctgtcttccaggtccACCTGGCCGGACAGGTAACCGGGGAAAGCCAGGACCAAAGGGCAAAGCCGGGGCCATTGGGCGGGCTGGCCCCCGTGGCCCCAAGGGGGTCAACGGCACCCCCGGGAAGCATGGCACGCCAGGCAAGAAGGGGCCTAAGGGCAAGAAGGGGGAGCCGGGCCTTCCAGGCCCCTGCAGCTGCGGCAGTGGCCATACCAAGTCAGCTTTCTCGGTGGCAGTGACCAAGAGCTACCCACGGGAGCGGCTGCCCATCAAGTTTGACAAGATTCTGATGAACGAGGGTGGTCACTACAATGCTTCCAGCGGCAAGTTCGTCTGCGGCGTGCCTGGGATCTACTACTTCACCTACGACATCACGCTGGCCAACAAGCACCTAGCCATCGGCCTGGTGCACAACGGCCAGTACCGCATCCGGACCTTTGATGCCAACACCGGCAACCATGATGTGGCCTCGGGCTCCACCATCCTGGCTCTCAAGCAGGGTGATGAAGTCTGGCTGCAGATCTTCTACTCAGAGCAGAATGGGCTCTTCTACGACCCTTACTGGACAGACAGCCTCTTTACGGGCTTCCTAATCTACGCCGACCAGGATGACCCCAACGAGGTATAGACATGCCAGTGTGGTCCGCCAGGCAGGGAGCAAGCTTCTGGACTTGGgcttacagagcaagacccctcaACTgtaggctgggggtggggggtccaGTGAGCAGTTCTAGCCTCAGGCTGACctcctctgcctctttttttccccatcattAAATCCAAACCTTTTTATTCATCCGACCATCTATTTATTCACTTCTTTTTAAAGTATCTACTATGTAACAGGCACTATGCTATTCTCTGAAAGGCGCAGCAGTGGACAAGACAGAGCATCTGTCCTCATGCGGCTTACATTCTAGCAGACGACACAATTACAAATAACCAAGCAAATAACATAATATTATGCCAGGATAGAAATGAACATGCCATGGTTGACAGTAATAGGAATAACAGGAGACAGGGAAGAGGtggaaatttgtttctttttgtttgtttgtttgcctttttagGTTTACTTACATACAGTGACTCTCCAAATTTTAAGTTGACAGCTCAGTGAATACTTTTTACTTATGTGCACACCCTGAAACCTCCATGTAGATCGAAGAACAAGCTATTTCCAGCCTCTCACCTCCCTTCCCCAAAGGCTCTCTTAAGACCCCTCTAGGTCAGTACCTGGAAAAGTTCCATTTTTGAGCTGAGTTCCAAAGAAGGAAATAGAGCAATGCAAAGGCCTCGGAAAAGAGGTCTCCCAGCAAAAGACTCTGCAAGTGCAAAGACTTTGACGGAAAAGAGGGAGGGGCCAACGTCAGAACTGAGAAGCGAGGCATGAGGCGTGAGGCTGGAAGATAATACAGAACCTCCCAGGCCATGGCAGAGCTCGTTCCACTCACAAAGGCTTATCAGAATGCAAAGTGAGCACGACACTGATAAGCGGATCATCTTGAATCTGCTCAATGCATGAGTCAAGTCGGCCACAGACTTGAGCACTTTGTTATTAGTTAATCTTTTGCAGGTCCGCTTCTCAATGAATGAGATACACCAGGGTATGCACGTACGCCTGAGAACCGCTGCTCTAAGATGGCAGGAATGGATCCCACGCAAATGAATCGCACCCCAAGCCCAGGTGTTTCCAGTATGCAGGGGTCTGAGGGCTTAAGAAGCCGCAGTAAAAGTGCCAGGTgctggccggatgtggtggctcaacgcctgtaatcccaggactttgggaggctgaggcagatggatcacttgaggtcaagagttcaagaccagcttggccaacatggcgaaatgttatctcaaaaaatacaaaaattagacaggcgtggtggtgggcacctgtaatcccagatactggggaggctgaggcggaagacttgcttgaacctgggaggtggaggttgcagttagctgagatcgtgccactgcactgcagcctgggcaacagaataagactgtctctaaaaaaaaaggcaggtaCTGAAAGCCCCATGAAACAATTTGCTGGAGAGAATTTTCAGTTGAAGCCACAGCTCCCTAGCAGCTTTCTCTGGCTGCCCGCCTAGAGAGATACTCAGGGACTTCGATGGCTGCACGGGATGGTTCTGGAAGGAGTGGCCATCTCCATAAGTAAAATGgggtttatttaaaataactccaTTTTCTCTGGGCCATAAATGGTTTGGGATTGGGGTGGGTCTGAAAAATTCAGGAAAGGCTTTCTGACCCAATCAGATTGACGTGTGGGTTGGGGTCCCCTGCAGCACCCCTGTGGGAAGGGGTCAGCTTTGGCCAGTGAacagttcttttttccttttctttttcttacaaataCAACTTTTAGAAGAgccttttgcttcttcctcttccttcccccaggGATATAAGGTATTTGAAGGCATTTGACTTAACCCTTTGTAGCCCAGGTAATAAATCCAAACTCAGCAAGATGGGCTGGACCCCAGAGCTCTGTGGTTGCCACTTTTTGGCCCATACTGAACCGATGTCCCCTTGGCCAGGGACTCCTCAGGGAGAGTGTGGGAATGATGGGGGAAGACTCGGCACTCTTTTGTAGAGGGTGGGGCAGATGATAGCAGAGACCTTCCAGGGCCCAGGGCTGGGGTCTTGTCTTCCTTGGATGTGGTCTAGGGTTGCTGCAGATGGTGGGTTTGTGGCGGGGCAGGGGGCAGAAGCAGATGATGCAGTTGAGGCAGGTCTCTGGTAGCTAGTGATGTCAAGGATGAGCTCTCCTTTATCCCCTGACTCTTCTGAGGATGGCTGCCTCCTTGGTGAGCCACTTGGAGGTCTCAGGCTGATGATGCGGGATGGTGGCCCAGATGAGGAAGGGGCTCCAAGGCGGTGGCCTTCCCAGATGCACTGGGCCCCAGCCCTTCTTCCTAGCTATGGCTGATTGCCATGGGCTTCAGCAACCAGGGCCTACCTGTAGGTCTCCACGTATGTAAGCACCACAGAACCCAGTGCATCTTTGTGCTCTCGAATCGCCCTTGATCCAgagatattttctcatttagaaCACACTTTGAAAGGCAGCCATTCCCCTTCTGGAGAAAGCCTGGAGAATCTGCAGCTCCCATGATTACAGTGCAAAGAGCACTAGACACACAAGGCCCTCACAGGCCAGCCCCACCCTGGGTGGAACCTCAGGGCTCACCTGACAAATGATGGGGGTCGCACTCTGTGTATCTAGGGGGGGCTTCGTGGGCTGACTTCTGCATCAGGACTATGATGAGGGTGGGGGAGGGCAATTGAGGCACTCACCTCATGCACAAAATGTAAGAGAGTGACAAAAACCTCAGTAATcaatagaaatatatgtatatatatttttgagacagggtcttgttctgtccaaggctggagtgcagtggcacgatcacagctcactgcagcctcaacctcttgggctcaattgatcctcccacctcagccttctgagaagccGGAactataggcctgtgccaccatacacagctaatttttaaattatttgtagagatgggggtcttgctatgttgcccaggctagtctcaaactcctagtctcaagtgatcctcccgcctcagcctcccaaagtgctgggattacagatatgagctagCGCATCtggcagaaataattttttttttcaagatggaatattgctctgtcacccaggctggagtgcagtggtgcaatctcaattcactacaacctccgcctccctggttcaaacgattcctgtgcctcagcctcctgagtagctgggattacaggtgcccaccaccatggctggctaattttttttttatttttagtagacacggggtttcaccatgttggccaggctggtctcgaactcttgacctcaaaagatccacccgtctcagcctcccaaagttttgggattataggcatgagccactacccccagccagaaataatattttaatacaatattttaataaatcaaaattaaccaaaaaactatgataaaatatcaaaatgttaagTAAAGATGAGATCTGACAAGGCCGGGATCAGGGCGAGGTAAGGGAGGGCGAGTCAGGCAAGAGCAGCTGGATCCTGGTGTCCATCCGCATCTCTGGAGCCTTTGGCAGCCAGGCCTCGCAGGTGGAAaggctttttttccctcctgcctgTCATCTTCAGTCGTGCCACTAGGGGGAGAACGTCGACTACACAAACCTCCAGGCCTGCGGCATGGAGGCTGGGAGATCCACCCTCGTCTCAGGCTGTTTTCTAGATTCCCTGTCACAAAGCAGGTTGTTGTTCAGTCCGTTGAAAATCTATTTCAATTCAGCAGACATGTCCTGAGCACTCACTGAGGCACGGCTGGAGAATGCACCCGGGGTCCCCAAACCAGGTGGGGAGTCAGATCTATCTGGCACCACAACCTCATTCAGCAACAGAACCTCCTGCGGGGACAGCTGCCATGCGCTTTCATAAAAGCTCCTCAGCCGATTCTGACCCGCAGCCAGCTTTGCCAAGCCCTGGGCCGGGCTGAGgggaaaactaacacaggaaagaCTCCAGTTCTGCCCTTCAAGGGAGGACACTGTGTGTGCCTGCCTTGTCCTGGTGTCGCTTCCACAGCTGACCTCAGGTCGGGGTGGCGTTGAGAATGGAGCAGAGTGTGGGTTTGAAGGTCACCTTGCAGGCCCAGCTCCTCAACCACATCATCTGAGGGTGGTCCCGACGAGCTCTGTGGCTCCCCGACACTCTTCTCTCCCTGCTCCAGAGGCAGAGACCCAAAAAGAATTTCTCAggaggaggccgggtgcggtggttcacgcctgtaatcccagcactttgggaagtcgaggcgggtggatcacttgaggtcacgagttcgagaccagcttggccaccatggtggaaaccccgtctctacgaaaaatacgaaaaacatatatatatattcgcCGGGCATGTTGAcaactgcctgtaatcccagctactcgggaggctaaggcacgagaattgtttgaacccgggaggcagaagttatggtgaaccgagattgtgccactgaactccagcctaggcaacagagtgagactccgtttcaaataaaagaagaatttcTCAGAAAGAGCCCAAAGATGGCTCTGGAAAAtggtggggtttgtttttttattttttattttttaaacattctccATCTACTTTATACTTTTGCCTCAGATTGGCCctgatttaaaaacaataatgaagaGTTCAACTTCATCACAGGTGTTTATTTTTGCTGACGCCCTTGCAAGCTTCCACCACTCATTTATCCCCACCCCAAGTGGTTTTCAAGCTGATCCTGACAGAGATCCGAAATGGCTTCCTCATGTGAAATGTCCATATTCTATTTGGGGCTCTCTTATCCCATAAAACACACTTAAGGTGTGAGCTTCAGGACATGGAGATCAAGGGCCTCAGGGTGAAAGGCTAACGGGGTATTAATCCTCAACCTCATCACCGTTTCCTGTCACTTGGCAGAACTGTATGGGCACTTTTGAAAAGCTCCTCATTCCCTGGTGTTGAGTCTGGTTCTAGGCATCCTACAACCTGAACCCGAGGAGGGTGTAGAGGGTCTAGAAGTGCCACCTGCTATAGGAGTGTTGGCTGTTCAGCCTTGAGGAGAGAAGACTGGGAGTCCTGAAGGCACCCGCCCACCCCTGCAAGGTGGTCTCAGGGTAGAAGGCGCTGACTGCTTAGAAGAGTTGCAGACGGCAGAACTGAAGCAACCGGTGGACTTTATCAAGAGGCCAATTGGGGCCAGTTTGTTTATGCAccacatatttattgaacttCAGCTATGTGCCAAGCAGTGCTTAGGCACAGAGGAATCACGAGACCAGCAAAACAGATATGGTCTCTGTTCTCCTGGAGCTTAGAGTCTAACACAGGTGACAGACTTTGCAAAAATGACCACACCAATAAATGTAAGATGCCAGCTGTGGCATGATGCCATGAGAATGGCAAGGTGAGGATTTGTCCTGGTGAGACTGTCAGGGAGTAGCACTGGTGGAGTAACAGCAGAGATGAAGGGCAAGTGGGAGTTGGCAAGGCAGGCTGGGTGGAGAAGGCTTTCCAGGGAGGGGCATGGCAGGCAAAGGCCCCATGGTGGGGCAAAGCATGGCAGAGGGGAAGAATCAAAGAAGCCCCTCCCCAGGTCTTGGGGGCAAAGTGTGCAAGGGGAGAAGATGAGGGGGCAGGGCCCAGACCTTGAAGGCTGATAGGTCAAACTAAAGATGTCTGTCTTGACCATGAGAATAACAGGAAACCACAGAATGATTTTAAGTGGGCAAGTGACATAAGCAGACTTGGGTTTTGAGAAGACCACTCTTGCAGCTAAAGGAGAAATATTTCAACTTACCCTATAGAAGagctttcattttgtttgtttgtttgtttgtttgtttgcttgcttgctttgagatagagtcttgttcttttgcccaggctggaatacagtgatgccatctgggctcactgcaacttctgcctcccgggttcaagcgattctcctgcgttagcctcccgagtagctgaaattacaggcacctgccaccacacccagcgaatttttgtatttttagtagagatggggtttcaccatgttgaccaggctggtctcgaactcctgacctcaggtgatccacccacctgggcctcccacagtgctgggattacaggcatgagccacatcgCTTGGCTCAGAGGAGCTTTCTGATAGAATGCTAGACCTTGGGAAAGTAATAACAATgaaagctaacatttactgagttcttACTAGGAATGAAACACTGTGTGCTTTTCATGGATTAATACATTTGGCCTTGAGAACAACATGTAAGGTAGGTGTATTATGATGATCCacttttcacagatgaagaaatagaggctAGAAGAGGTTCAGAAAGTTGACTGAGATTACCCAGTTGGAGAAGCTGCAGAGCAGGAGCTCAAATCCAAGTCCTTCAGACCTCAGAGGTCATGGTCATAACGACTGTAGTCCCCTGACAGCCAGGCTGCAAGCGACCACAGCTCTGGTTGGAGTGGAGTGTTAAAACTTCTAACCCTGTCTCCCACCCGCTAAGTGACTCTAATGCAATTAGTCTGGAGTACAGCCTGGACATTGGGAATTTTTGGAAACTCCGCAGCTGAGTCTGTGGTGCAGCCAGGTTGAGACCCATGGGCAGATAGCTCGTAAAACACTTGAGAGAGCTGTCGCAGGAAGAGCCATCTCTCTGGCTGAACTCagtggtctctgagttcccttctAGCTTGGATAGTTTTTTTGATTTTATGATTCACCAATTCTGCTGCCAGAAGCCTTTCTCCAAGGTGACTGAATTTCTGGAACTGACGGATGGAGGCTGAAGGACCTTGGTCATACTGTGTCAGCTCCAAAGACCGGTCAGGGAGAGCAGAGTCTTCAAGGGTGCATCTCCACAGCCTGCCCACCATCTTCCCTCTGACCCAGGCGAAGCCTGCAGACCAgtgagaggagaagaagaaatgaagtcaGCTGACCCAGAGTTGACACTGCCAGGACTGAATGCTGCTGGCTGTTGGCCAGGATCTGATCCACTCCTTTGAGAGTGTCAGGAGCTGTGGAAGGTGTGTGTGGGGGCGGGGAATTCATCCCAAGGCCAAGTTCCCGTAGAGGTCAGATGAGACTGAACTTGAGAGCTGAGTTATGAAAAAAACCTCAGGGAACATCCTTCACCTGCCCTCTATGGCTCCTTAGCTGCTTGGGGTTCTGCTGCTCAGATCCTAAAGTGATAAATAACCTCTTTCTCTTTAGCCACCTAGTCTCCTGTCACTTGAAGGGGTGACAAGTTCATTCCCCActccaggcctttgcacttgctggtTGAACAAACTGTGATGCAtccataccatgaaatactactcagcaatgaaaaggaacaaactattgatacactGAAACAACCTacatgaaaaactataaaaagtagTCATCCCTTTTGGCCCCGAATCCCAACTTGAAGAAGGGAAATGCTAAATACATAAAAGACTGGTTATTGAAATAAAggctgtcaaaagacaaaatttcgACAAATTTAAAGCtcttaattggcttttatttgcaatCCTAGAATCAGGCAATACCTCATACTCCGTAAAACAGAATGAGTGTTCCTATAATCGGAGCAGAGAAGGTTGGTTTTACAGACCGAAAAGGgctgaggaaagcagaaacagaaagcaaaaagcgGATGGGCTGCTTCAAAGTTGCTTTCCTTGTGAAGGTGAAAGAAGAGGGGACTTCCTTATCATACCAGCTAAAACCAGCTTGTTTAGAAACTTGGCTGTTGTCTCTCCTGATTTCTGGGAAGGTCAGATAAACAACTTAGTTTTGGCTGGGTGACATGGAACTTCAGCATGACTGATCCCATTTTGGTTTATTCAGTTGGGCCTAATGCAGGAGCTCAGTCTAAACCAATGGCCTCCTACACATTTTATTTCACAGAACTCGCTGAGGACCCTtatatgccaggctctgttctggaCACTGGGGATAAAGCagtgaagaagacagagaaagattcCTGGCTTCGTGGAACTTGCATTCTAATACAGAGACTGGCAATAAACcaagtaaacataaaataaaatggggtTAGATGGTCAAAGTgctacagagagaaaataaagtaggGGAGAAAATGGGGGTGCTGGTTAAGGGTGGATTACAGCTTTATGGGGGTGGTCAGGGAAGTCGTTACTGCAAAGGCGACGTTTGAGTACAGACTTTTTAGAAAGTGAGATGAGGATATCTGAGGATAGGAGTGGAGGGTAGCAGGGAGCATTTCAGACAGTGGAAATATCAAATGCAAGAACCTGAAACAAGAGGAAGTCTGGCGGGTTGAAGGAATAGCCAAGAGGCCACCATGGCTAGAGTCCTTAGTCAGAGAGATCATGGATGGCATTTATGGACCATTGACCTGACAGTGGCCCCTGGAGTTTTgtggttgtctttttattttattttattttttattttaaatggagtcttgttctgtcacccaggctagagtgcagtgatcttggctcactcaacctctgcctcccaggttcaagcaattctcctgcctcagcctcctgagtaactgggattacaggcacccgccaccaggcccagataatttttgtcctttttgtgaagaagggattttgccatgttgcccaggcaggtttggaactccagacctcaagtgatccacccgcctcagcctcccaaagtgctgggattacagggcatgagccacttcacccaacCCCCTGGAGTGTTTTGAACAGTAAAAGACTCACATGTAAACAGGAAATAAATGTGAACTCAGGATCCCCCTGCAGAGATGCTGATTGTGTGGGTCAGAATCTGACATTGTCCTGAAGTAGGTTTCATAGTGAGTAACAAGAAAAGGCGGGCAGGGTAGGAAACAGCTCAAGAGAAATGCATATCCCTgaacaaattataaataagaaataatcccCCAGAGTAGGATGGGGATGCTTTTCCTGGCCTTTTTCTGCTGAGGTTCGATGAGGTGGTGATGGAGATCTTATCAACACACGGGACTGGGAACTCGGACATCCTCGCTCAGGCTGCAGCCCTCACCTTCCCTCATCGGCCCCGGCGTCCAGACGCTCCTAAATGCTTTACAAACAACACCACACTTTAaggcatttaatcctcacagcaacctcatGAGCCAGGTCCTGCCTTCTTTGTTACATTTTACATTAACACCATGTAAAAGAAACgctctcaattttaaaatttatctgttaAAAGACAAGCACTACTCCTTCAAAtggattaatttattaattaagaCACGTTCTCAATAGCAGAAATGCCGAAAAATCACTAATAGGATTGAGGAAATTTGGAATGGACATCCATTTCACAGATAATGAAATTGAGGCTTCTGCAGTTGGAATTAAACCATCAGGGCCTTGAACCTGAAACTGTGTGTTCCAGCCCCAACTCCCTCATTTTAATAACTGGCAACTCCATCCACCCAGGTGCTCGActcaaaaatgtagaaataattcCCTCCACCACACTGTTGTCACAGAGGGTTTGTCTTAGTCCTAAATTAGTGGGACCTTGAATTGGCAGATGGCGCCTCCTACTATAACTCCCATCTGTTGATTTCTTGATCCATGGCCCAGCTCGTGAATTTTGCTGATGTGTTTTAATCTTTCGAATATATGTGATTTTGACATCCTCCTTACTAACATCTCTATTTgtatgaacataaaaataaaatgtttttctcagcCAAATCTTTGAATAATATTGAAGCTTGAGGAAAATAGGCCATGGCCTTGAGTACCTGGAACACGCTGATAAAGTTGATCCATTTGGTTGTATGTTTCCAATTACTCAACCACAGCTTGCAACTTGGCAGATATGAGTAACAGATGAAAAAACACTTTCTGTGTCAGCACTAATGGATAACTGAAAGCAAGTCGACAAAGATTtgtaaaagaaaaccacaataTTATCACGCTGAAATAATACTGAAATATTACAAACACTTGGAGGAGTAAGTAAATCTTAACGTATTTAAATTGAAGAACATGTTTGGATGTGTTTTGGGGTTTGGGggattttttgggtttttttttttttgttttgcgtGTTGCTCATTATATAGAGTTACAAAGCAATAATCACTTTCACTCTGGCAATTACACCTTTGATTTatttataccatatatatatatatatatatatgcacatttctTAAGTATTATCCATGTCTTGGATTTTATTGCTCTATCTTCAAAGCCATCTCTTGTTTATAGAGATTGAGGTTTAATTGCAAGTGCTAGGCTAGAGGATGGCACTGTGGTTAATTTTGCCAGGTCGTTTTTAGGATTAAGAGTAGTTTTAGGCCGGGTACGATGgatcatgcctggaatcccaacactttgggaggccgaggtgggtagatcacctgaggtcaggagtttaagaccggcctggccaacagggtgaaaccccatctctactaaaaatacaaaaattcaccgggcatggcggcaggtgcctgtaatcccagctactcaggagactgaggcatgagaatcgcttggacccggagGTGGAAgtggcaatgagctgagatcgcgccaccgcactccagcctgggtggcagagccagatatcgtctcaaaaaaaaaaaaaaaaaaaaaaaaaaaagaagaagaagaagaagaagaagaagagtagTTGTAGTATACATAGGATGAATGCAGTTAGTGAGCTTTTACAATGTGCCAGGCCCTATGGTAAGCGCTTTATATGCATTACCTAACTTAAGTCCTTCTTACCCATCTGAGATTTCATGGGGCCAAGATTATAATCATTCCCTTATACAAATAGCCCTTACATCCTTGCCCTTTTCTCTCATCATTCTTTCCTAGCAAAACCTTAATCCAGCCAAACCTAATCCTTGTCTTTCTTCATTCTGTGAATAAAAGTCCTCTAAAaaggaatttggaggaaagaggCTTTATTTCAGTGAACAGTTTACAAACCAAGGGGACTCAGACTTTAGTGTAAAATGAAGATACGttccaaagacaaagagaaggtttggcttttttggggggggcgggCGGATGGGGGGGTTGGGggaacaggatctcactctgtcacccaggttggagtgcagtggtgcaatctcagctcactgca
Coding sequences:
- the C1QTNF2 gene encoding complement C1q tumor necrosis factor-related protein 2 isoform X4, translated to MEKLCLGPTLGPAAAAEESRDAEPRRELLCSGRPWTWRTAARVTTMIPWVLLACALPCAADPLLGAFARRDFRKGSPQLVCSLPGPQGPPGPPGAPGPSGMMGRMGFPGKDGQDGQDGDRGDSGEEGPPGRTVTKSYPRERLPIKFDKILMNEGGHYNASSGKFVCGVPGIYYFTYDITLANKHLAIGLVHNGQYRIRTFDANTGNHDVASGSTILALKQGDEVWLQIFYSEQNGLFYDPYWTDSLFTGFLIYADQDDPNEV
- the C1QTNF2 gene encoding complement C1q tumor necrosis factor-related protein 2 isoform X3, whose product is MIPWVLLACALPCAADPLLGAFARRDFRKGSPQLVCSLPGPQGPPGPPGAPGPSGMMGRMGFPGKDGQDGQDGDRGDSGEEGPPGRTGNRGKPGPKGKAGAIGRAGPRGPKGVNGTPGKHGTPGKKGPKGKKGEPGLPGPCSCGSGHTKSAFSVAVTKSYPRERLPIKFDKILMNEGGHYNASSGKFVCGVPGIYYFTYDITLANKHLAIGLVHNGQYRIRTFDANTGNHDVASGSTILALKQGDEVWLQIFYSEQNGLFYDPYWTDSLFTGFLIYADQDDPNEVYLHTVTLQILS
- the C1QTNF2 gene encoding complement C1q tumor necrosis factor-related protein 2 isoform X1 codes for the protein MEKLCLGPTLGPAAAAEESRDAEPRRELLCSGRPWTWRTAARVTTMIPWVLLACALPCAADPLLGAFARRDFRKGSPQLVCSLPGPQGPPGPPGAPGPSGMMGRMGFPGKDGQDGQDGDRGDSGEEGPPGRTGNRGKPGPKGKAGAIGRAGPRGPKGVNGTPGKHGTPGKKGPKGKKGEPGLPGPCSCGSGHTKSAFSVAVTKSYPRERLPIKFDKILMNEGGHYNASSGKFVCGVPGIYYFTYDITLANKHLAIGLVHNGQYRIRTFDANTGNHDVASGSTILALKQGDEVWLQIFYSEQNGLFYDPYWTDSLFTGFLIYADQDDPNEVYLHTVTLQILS
- the C1QTNF2 gene encoding complement C1q tumor necrosis factor-related protein 2 isoform X2, producing MEKLCLGPTLGPAAAAEESRDAEPRRELLCSGRPWTWRTAARVTTMIPWVLLACALPCAADPLLGAFARRDFRKGSPQLVCSLPGPQGPPGPPGAPGPSGMMGRMGFPGKDGQDGQDGDRGDSGEEGPPGRTGNRGKPGPKGKAGAIGRAGPRGPKGVNGTPGKHGTPGKKGPKGKKGEPGLPGPCSCGSGHTKSAFSVAVTKSYPRERLPIKFDKILMNEGGHYNASSGKFVCGVPGIYYFTYDITLANKHLAIGLVHNGQYRIRTFDANTGNHDVASGSTILALKQGDEVWLQIFYSEQNGLFYDPYWTDSLFTGFLIYADQDDPNEV